In Bactrocera oleae isolate idBacOlea1 chromosome 5, idBacOlea1, whole genome shotgun sequence, a genomic segment contains:
- the LOC106621761 gene encoding uncharacterized protein, which translates to MSDIMELSDDIRNIFCKYKEKQKADLFQALNDVKCCECGHQSRLRNVQNKVSIYRKMTIFYQLILSILTLLLLMAFYALWAARRYNHVRLFGTGACASTFLWTYDDCTVAR; encoded by the exons ATGTCCGATATAATGGAATTATCTGACGATATccgtaatatattttgtaaatataaggAGAAACAAAAGGCAGACCTTTTTCAAGCGCTTAATGACGTAAAATGTTGTGAATGCGGTCATCAATCACGTCTGCGGAATGTTCAAAATAAAGTATCCAT CTATCGGAAAATGACAATTTTTTATCAATTGATTTTGTCCATTTTAACCTTATTGCTTTTGATGGCCTTTTACGCATTATGGGCTGCCCGACGTTATAACCATGTACGGCTCTTTGGGACGGGCGCTTGTGCCTCGACTTTTTTGTGGACATATGACGACTGCACTGTGGCTCGTTAG